In Sphingobacterium sp. lm-10, the DNA window ACCGTTGGTGAGCAACTTTACGCTCAATTTGGGGTAGGTCTTGCTCGTATGGCGCGTACTATCCGCGAACGTATGAACATTCGGGACAATGAGGTCTTTACACCGACAGATTTGATCAATGCACGTACGTTATCGTCCGTAATCAACTCTTTCTTTGGTACCAATCAGTTATCTCAGTTTATGGATCAAACCAATCCATTGGCCGAGATTACACACAAACGTCGTTTATCCGCGTTAGGTCCTGGTGGTCTATCTCGTGAGCGCGCAGGTTTCGAGGTTCGTGACGTTCACTATACGCACTACGGTCGCTTGTGTACTATCGAAACTCCTGAGGGTCCAAACATTGGTTTGATTTCTTCATTAGCAGTACATGCAAAAATCAATAACCTTGGTTTTATTGAAACACCATACCGTAAGGTAGATGAAGGTAAAGTAGTGGTAGATCATCCTGTGGTATACTTATCCGCAGAAGATGAAGATGGCAAAACAATCGCACAAGCGAATGCAATCTATGACGATAAAGGTAACTTCGAAGACGCAAAAGTAAAAGCAAGATATGAGGGTGACTTCCCGATTATCGAGCCGGAGAAGTTGGATTACATGGACGTTGCGCCAAACCAGATTACGTCTATTGCAGCCTCGTTAATTCCTTTCTTGGAGCACGATGATGCCAACCGTGCCTTGATGGGATCCAACATGCAACGCCAAGCGGTGCCATTGTTGCGTCCGCAAGCGCCGATTGTAGGTACAGGATTGGAAGGCCGTGTGGCATCCGATTCCCGCACCTTGATCAATGCAGAGGGAAATGGTGTCGTAGAATACGTAGATGCACAAGAGATTCATATCCGTTACGAACGTACAGATGCTGATCGCTTGGTATCATTCGACGACGACGTCAAAACATATAAATTAATTAAATTCAAGAAAACCAACCAGAATACCTGTATCAACTTGAAGCCGATCGTTATCAAAGGCGAGAAAGTAGTAAAAGGACAGGTATTGTGTGAAGGTTATGCAACAGAAGATGGCGAGTTGGCATTAGGCCGTAACTTAAAAGTAGCATTCATGCCTTGGCAGGGATACAACTTTGAGGATGCGATCGTAATTTCAGAGCGTGTAGTATCTCAGGATATCTTTACTTCTTTGCATATCGAAGAGTTTGAATTAGAAGTGCGTGATACAAAACGTGGTGAAGAGGAATTGACTTCAGACATCCCGAACGTATCCGAAGAAGCTACTAAGGATCTGGACGAAAACGGAATCATCCGTATCGGAGCAGAGGTTGTGGAAGGCGATATCCTGATCGGTAAGATTACACCTAAAGGTGAATCAGATCCTTCACCAGAAGAGAAGTTGCTACGTGCAATCTTCGGTGATAAAGCAGGTGACGTGAAAGATGCTTCGTTAAAAACGCCACCATCCATCAAAGGTGTGGTTATCGATACGAAGTTGTTCTCCCGTGCTAAGAAGATGTCTAAAGACATCGAAAGAAAAGCATTAGAGAAACTGGATACAACGCACCAGAAAAACCTTCGCGTGCTGAAAGAGCGTTTAGTAGATAAATTGTTTACCGTGGTAAATGGCAAAACCAGCCAAGGTATCTACAATGTCTACAAAGAGCTTTTGGTTGCTAAGGGTGCGAAATTCACCCAAAAAATCTTAACGGATTTAGATTATGCAAACCTTAACCCTGCGGGTTGGACAACAGATGACGAGAAAAACGATGCGATCAAAATCGCGTTGCATAACTACAACATCAAGTTCAATGAGGAGTTAGGTGCATTCAAACGTGATAAGTTTGCCGTATCTGTAGGTGATGAGTTGCCATCGGGTATTGTACAAATGGCTAAAGTTTACGTAGCGAAAAAACGTAAGTTGAAAGTCGGTGATAAAATGGCTGGACGCCACGGTAACAAAGGTATCGTAGCACGTATCGTACGTGACGAAGACATGCCTTTCTTATCGGACGGTACGCCAGTAGATATCGTGTTGAATCCATTAGGTGTACCTTCTCGTATGAACTTGGGTCAGATCTATGAAACTGTTCTTGGATGGGCTGGGCAGAAACTTGGAATGAAGTTCGCGACGCCAATCTTTGATGGTGCTGAAATGGGTCAGGTAGAAGAATGGGTAGAAAAAGCAGGTCTTCCTGCATCCGGACGTACCTACTTGTACAATGGATTGACAGGAGAGCGCTTTGACCAGCCAACAACAGTAGGTGTAATCTACATGTTGAAACTAGGTCACATGGTGGATGATAAGATGCACGCGCGTTCGATCGGGCCATACTCATTGATCACACAACAACCATTGGGTGGTAAAGCCCAGTTTGGTGGTCAGCGTTTTGGTGAGATGGAGGTTTGGGCACTAGAGGCATTCGGTGCATCTAATATCCTACAGGAGATCTTAACCGTGAAATCCGATGATGTGATTGGCCGTGCGAAAACCTATGAGGCGATCGTGAAAGGTAACAACCTACCTACACCGTCCGTACCAGAATCATTCAATGTATTGGTTCATGAGTTACGTGGTCTAGGTCTGGATATCACATTAGATTAATCAAGTAATTTGAGTTTGGGAGGTGCGAGCTTCCCAAACTTTACATACAGCTTTTAAGTTATACAACGTATGTCTTATAAAAAAGATAATAAAATCAAAAGTAACTTCACGTCGATTACGATCAGCTTAGCTTCTCCTGAGACTATCTTGGAGCGTTCTAGCGGTGAAGTAACTAAGCCGGAAACGATTAACTATCGTACCTACAAGCCGGAACGCGATGGATTATTCTGTGAGCGTATCTTCGGCCCGGTAAAGGATTACGAATGTCACTGTGGTAAGTACAAACGTATCCGTTACAAAGGTATCGTGTGTGACCGTTGTGGTGTAGAAGTAACGGAGAAAAAAGTACGTCGTGAGCGTATGGGACACATCAACTTGGTGGTTCCTGTGGCACACATTTGGTACTTCCGTTCTTTGCCAAACAAAATTGGTTACTTATTAGGTCTTCCAACTAAGAAATTGGATATGATCATCTACTACGAACGATATGTGGTTATCCAAGCCGGTATCAAAGAGGATGATGGTCTATCGTACATGGATTTCTTAACGGAAGAAGAGTACTTAGATATCCTAGATACTTTACCGAAAGAGAACCAGTATTTAGATGACAACGACCCACAAAAATTTGTGGCTAAAATGGGTGCCGACGCTTTAGAAGAATTACTAAAACGTCTGGATCTAGATCAGTTGTCGTACGATCTACGTCACCAGGCAGCAAACGAAACTTCTCAACAACGTAAAAATGAGGCATTGAAACGCCTTCATGTAGTAGAAGCTTTCCGTGGTGCCAATACCCGTATTGAAAACCGTCCGGAGTGGATGATCGTGAAAATTGTACCTATTATTCCACCAGAGTTGCGCCCATTGGTGCCTTTGGATGGTGGTCGTTTCGCGACTTCCGATTTGAATGATTTGTACCGTCGTGTGATTATTCGTAACAACCGTTTGAAACGTCTAATCGAGATTAAAGCACCAGAAGTAATCTTGCGTAACGAGAAGCGTATGCTTCAAGAAGCGGTAGATTCATTATTCGATAACTCCCGTAAAGTAAATGCGGTGAAAACCGAAGGTAATCGTGCCTTGAAATCTCTTTCTGATATATTGAAAGGTAAACAAGGTCGTTTCCGTCAGAACTTACTCGGTAAACGTGTGGATTATTCAGCACGTTCGGTTATTGTTGTAGGCCCACACTTGAAATTACACGAATGTGGTTTGCCTAAAGATATGGCTGCTGAGCTTTACAAACCGTTTATCATCCGCAAGATGATTGAGCGTGGTATTGTGAAAACAGTGAAGTCTGCGAAGAAAATCGTGGATCGTAAAGATCCAGTGGTTTGGGATATCTTAGAGAATGTATTGAAAGGTCACCCGGTATTATTAAACCGTGCACCTACGCTTCACCGTTTGGGTATCCAAGCATTCCAGCCGACATTGGTAGAGGGTAAAGCGATTCAGTTACACCCGTTAGTATGTACGGCTTTCAACGCCGATTTTGACGGTGACCAGATGGCAGTCCACTTACCACTAGGTAATGCGGCAATCTTGGAAGCACAAATTCTGATGTTGGCAGCACACAATATCTTGAACCCTGCGAATGGTTCACCGGTAACGGTTCCATCTCAGGATATGGTATTGGGTCTTTACTACATTACTAAAGGCCGTAAGACAGATGATGCTCGTCGTATGAAAGGTGAAGGAACCGTGTTCTATTCTCCGGAAGAGGTGATCATCGCGTTGAATGAGCAGCAAGTTGACCTGCACTCGTTCATCAAAGTGAAAACACAGATCAAAACAAAAGAAGGCAACTTCGAACAACAAATCATTGAAACTACTGTTGGCCGTGTGATCTTTAACCAGATTGTACCAGAAGAAGTAGGTTATATCAACGATTTGTTGACCAAAAAATCTTTACGTAACGTCATTGGTGAGATCGTGAAGAATACTGGTATGGCACGTGCGGCTAGATTCTTGGACGATATGAAAGAGTTAGGTTTCCAAACCGCTTTCAAAGGAGGTCTGTCATTTAACTTGCAGGATCTTAACATTCCAGCAGCTAAAACAGATTTGCTAGACCAAGCAACGAACGAAGTGGAAGAAGTATTGGGTAACTACAATATGGGTTTCATTACGAACAACGAGCGTTACAACCAAATTATCGATATCTGGACACGTATCAACAACCGTCTAACGGCACACGTAATGGATATCTTGTCTAACGACAATCAAGGATTTAACTCAGTATACATGATGTTGGATTCTGGAGCACGTGGTTCCAAAGAGCAGATTCGTCAGCTATGTGGTATGCGTGGTTTGATGGCTAAGCCACAGAAATCAGGTACATCAGGTGGTGAAATTATTGAGAACCCGATTTTGTCCAACTTCAAAGAAGGACTATCGGTACTCGAGTACTTTATCTCTACACACGGTGCGCGTAAAGGTTTGGCCGATACGGCTTTGAAAACGGCCGATGCGGGTTACTTGACACGTCGTTTGCATGATGTTGCACAAGATATGATTGTTATCGATCAAGACTGTGGAACGTTACGCGGTATCTACACGACAGCATTGAAAGACAATGATGATATTATCGAGCCATTGTTCGATCGTATCTTAGGTCGTACTCCGTTGAATGATGTAATACATCCTGAAACCAACGAAGTAATCGTCGCTGCCAATGCAGATATCACCGAGGAGATTGCAGAACTGATTGAAAATGCTGGTATTGAAGGCATCGAAATCCGCTCGGTATTGACTTGTGAGGCTAAACGTGGTGTGTGTGCTTGTTGTTACGGACGTAACTTGGCATCTGGTAAACGAGTTCAACGTGGTGAAGCTGTCGGTGTAATTGCTGCACAGTCCATCGGTGAGCCGGGTACACAGTTGACACTACGTACATTCCACGTGGGTGGTACCGCTTCAAACATTGCTTCTGATTCTGCGATCATCGCGAAATATGAAGGTATTGTAGAATTTGAAAATCTACGTACGGTAGAGAAAGAAGGAGACGATGGTAAATTTAATGTCGTATTAGGTCGTTCTGGAGAGATTAAAATCTTGAACCCTGAAAGACGTGTTGTTTACCAACAAGTTATCCCTTATGGATCTAACCTATTCGTAAAAGAAGGAGATACTGTCGAAAAAGGCCAGAAATTGGTTGACTGGGATCCATATAATGCGGTAATTATCTCGGAGTTTGCCGGTAAGGTGGAGTTTGACGCGATCATCGAAGGGGTAACCTTCCGTGAAGAGTCGGACGAGCAAACTGGTCACAAAGAGAAAGTAATTATCGAAACACGTGATAAAACAAAGAACCCGACCATCAAAATCATGGATTTGAAGGGCGAAGTAATTCGTTCGTATAACATTCCAGTGGGAGCCCACGTTTCTGTATCCAACGGACAGAAAGTGAAAGATGGTGCGATCTTAGTAAAGATTCCTCGTTCGACAGGAAAAACCCGAGATATTACGGGTGGTCTACCACGTGT includes these proteins:
- the rpoC gene encoding DNA-directed RNA polymerase subunit beta', coding for MSYKKDNKIKSNFTSITISLASPETILERSSGEVTKPETINYRTYKPERDGLFCERIFGPVKDYECHCGKYKRIRYKGIVCDRCGVEVTEKKVRRERMGHINLVVPVAHIWYFRSLPNKIGYLLGLPTKKLDMIIYYERYVVIQAGIKEDDGLSYMDFLTEEEYLDILDTLPKENQYLDDNDPQKFVAKMGADALEELLKRLDLDQLSYDLRHQAANETSQQRKNEALKRLHVVEAFRGANTRIENRPEWMIVKIVPIIPPELRPLVPLDGGRFATSDLNDLYRRVIIRNNRLKRLIEIKAPEVILRNEKRMLQEAVDSLFDNSRKVNAVKTEGNRALKSLSDILKGKQGRFRQNLLGKRVDYSARSVIVVGPHLKLHECGLPKDMAAELYKPFIIRKMIERGIVKTVKSAKKIVDRKDPVVWDILENVLKGHPVLLNRAPTLHRLGIQAFQPTLVEGKAIQLHPLVCTAFNADFDGDQMAVHLPLGNAAILEAQILMLAAHNILNPANGSPVTVPSQDMVLGLYYITKGRKTDDARRMKGEGTVFYSPEEVIIALNEQQVDLHSFIKVKTQIKTKEGNFEQQIIETTVGRVIFNQIVPEEVGYINDLLTKKSLRNVIGEIVKNTGMARAARFLDDMKELGFQTAFKGGLSFNLQDLNIPAAKTDLLDQATNEVEEVLGNYNMGFITNNERYNQIIDIWTRINNRLTAHVMDILSNDNQGFNSVYMMLDSGARGSKEQIRQLCGMRGLMAKPQKSGTSGGEIIENPILSNFKEGLSVLEYFISTHGARKGLADTALKTADAGYLTRRLHDVAQDMIVIDQDCGTLRGIYTTALKDNDDIIEPLFDRILGRTPLNDVIHPETNEVIVAANADITEEIAELIENAGIEGIEIRSVLTCEAKRGVCACCYGRNLASGKRVQRGEAVGVIAAQSIGEPGTQLTLRTFHVGGTASNIASDSAIIAKYEGIVEFENLRTVEKEGDDGKFNVVLGRSGEIKILNPERRVVYQQVIPYGSNLFVKEGDTVEKGQKLVDWDPYNAVIISEFAGKVEFDAIIEGVTFREESDEQTGHKEKVIIETRDKTKNPTIKIMDLKGEVIRSYNIPVGAHVSVSNGQKVKDGAILVKIPRSTGKTRDITGGLPRVTELFEARNPSNPAVVTEIDGVVTLGGVKRGNREVSIESRDGQVKKYLVPLSKHILVQDNDFIKAGMPLSDGQISPGDILSIKGPSAVQEYIVNGIQEVYRLQGVKINDKHFETIVHQMMQKVNIEDPGDTRFLEKEAVSKWDFMEENDSLYDKKVIVEAGDSKTLRPGQIVTMRNLREENSLLKRQDMKLVEVRDAIPATSSPLLQGITRASLGTKSFISAASFQETTKVLNEAAIAGKRDDLLGLKENVIVGHLIPSGTGLRQYSNIIVGSREEYDQLLASKEED
- the rpoB gene encoding DNA-directed RNA polymerase subunit beta codes for the protein MANNNIQKERVNFATSKKVIDYPDFLDVQLESFREFFQLETTSDDRHQEGLYQVFAENFPISDSRNIFVLEFLDYFIDPPRYDIQECIERGLTYSVPLKAKLKLSCNDEEHEDFETIVQDVYLGTIPYMTPKGTFVINGAERVIVSQLHRSPGVFFGQSRHTNGTKLYSARVIPFKGSWIEFATDVNNVMYAYIDRKKKFPVTTLLRAIGFDSDKDILELFDLADEVKVSKSGLKKYVGRRLAARVLKKWIEDFVDEDTGEVVSIDRNEIILERETVLEEDHIEMIIDAGVKSIILAKDDESNNADYSIIYNTLQKDTSNSEKEAVEHIYRQLRNAEPPDEETARGIIDRLFFSDKRYDLGDVGRYRINRKLGLSTGSETKVLTREDIIAIVKYLINLINSKAEVDDIDHLSNRRVRTVGEQLYAQFGVGLARMARTIRERMNIRDNEVFTPTDLINARTLSSVINSFFGTNQLSQFMDQTNPLAEITHKRRLSALGPGGLSRERAGFEVRDVHYTHYGRLCTIETPEGPNIGLISSLAVHAKINNLGFIETPYRKVDEGKVVVDHPVVYLSAEDEDGKTIAQANAIYDDKGNFEDAKVKARYEGDFPIIEPEKLDYMDVAPNQITSIAASLIPFLEHDDANRALMGSNMQRQAVPLLRPQAPIVGTGLEGRVASDSRTLINAEGNGVVEYVDAQEIHIRYERTDADRLVSFDDDVKTYKLIKFKKTNQNTCINLKPIVIKGEKVVKGQVLCEGYATEDGELALGRNLKVAFMPWQGYNFEDAIVISERVVSQDIFTSLHIEEFELEVRDTKRGEEELTSDIPNVSEEATKDLDENGIIRIGAEVVEGDILIGKITPKGESDPSPEEKLLRAIFGDKAGDVKDASLKTPPSIKGVVIDTKLFSRAKKMSKDIERKALEKLDTTHQKNLRVLKERLVDKLFTVVNGKTSQGIYNVYKELLVAKGAKFTQKILTDLDYANLNPAGWTTDDEKNDAIKIALHNYNIKFNEELGAFKRDKFAVSVGDELPSGIVQMAKVYVAKKRKLKVGDKMAGRHGNKGIVARIVRDEDMPFLSDGTPVDIVLNPLGVPSRMNLGQIYETVLGWAGQKLGMKFATPIFDGAEMGQVEEWVEKAGLPASGRTYLYNGLTGERFDQPTTVGVIYMLKLGHMVDDKMHARSIGPYSLITQQPLGGKAQFGGQRFGEMEVWALEAFGASNILQEILTVKSDDVIGRAKTYEAIVKGNNLPTPSVPESFNVLVHELRGLGLDITLD